Proteins from a genomic interval of Nitrosomonas sp.:
- a CDS encoding type II toxin-antitoxin system HicA family toxin, translating to MPKLPVVSGAEAVRALERLGYGVTRQRGSHLVLRKGSSGCVVPNHHELKVGTLAGMLKQAGVSPENFIAALRA from the coding sequence ATGCCTAAACTACCCGTCGTTTCGGGTGCAGAAGCCGTAAGGGCGCTGGAACGGCTGGGATATGGAGTTACCCGACAACGTGGAAGCCATCTCGTGCTTAGAAAGGGCTCTTCTGGTTGTGTTGTACCCAACCATCATGAGTTGAAAGTTGGAACTTTGGCTGGAATGCTCAAGCAAGCTGGCGTCTCGCCAGAAAACTTCATTGCGGCATTGCGAGCCTAA
- a CDS encoding type II toxin-antitoxin system HicB family antitoxin: protein MELSAVLTPAPEGGYVAFNPETGTSTQGETVEEALTNLREATELYLEEFPMTVFTRPLLTTFQVTEHA from the coding sequence ACCAGCGCCTGAGGGCGGCTATGTTGCTTTTAATCCTGAAACCGGAACAAGCACCCAAGGTGAGACCGTTGAAGAAGCCTTAACTAATTTGCGCGAGGCTACTGAACTCTACCTTGAAGAATTTCCGATGACAGTTTTCACCCGGCCGTTGTTAACTACCTTCCAAGTCACAGAACATGCCTAA